Proteins from a single region of Carassius carassius chromosome 37, fCarCar2.1, whole genome shotgun sequence:
- the LOC132117964 gene encoding exosome component 10-like, with product MAASSSSAATVKQSDLSSPAEETEEESEFCPGFKDVDAFVKHGLGAVVSATKASAALPAAGDEFDLYRSFPSFQQFCASQGDQLLHCMSQIMQHHGCRSHMRDRNRLTGLEDRFDLVVDSNDAILEKVGILLDEASGVSRTQQPVMPAGYQPPKIVVSSWNRRGGERRDETFHLLHAKNIQRPQLKFKEKVDNSNTPFVSKIFIKPNAVKPLPTYFANKHIRKERPEDLDVPAALADFIHQQRTQEHVDDMFSHPYQYELDHLVMPESLKCKPDVQMYKPLAESTCQFINTLDELVALNEKLAKVSEFAVDLEHHSYRSFLGITCLMQISTREEDFILDTLELRSQMYILNETFTDPAIVKVFHGADSDIEWLQKDFGLYVVNMFDTHHAARCLNLGRNSLDHLLKVYCSVNSDKRYQLADWRIRPLPNEMLKYAQADTHYLLYVYDRVRADLYDTGNGKPTLIQQVWDKSRDLSLKKYVKPIFTEDSYMELYRKQKKSFNTQQLAAFRLLYAWRDKLGREEDESTGYILPNHMMMKIAEELPKEPQGIIACCNPTPPLVRQQINELHQLLKQARETPLLKAEVLAEKRKSMTPKRKPQTILFGPHDTSRSSESDFLDLSSFETPTKAGVLFSEEEDESMNQEEKALQGLIASAKISLFAEEEEAAPAHLTVAQQKAHSIMGSFENPFRMYLPSKDIHISKNAKYDPSSKIYEIHNRWKLQSIEQQQKEAQEKQQAKEQAKKAQEERKKAKLSYQESLQNVHTVREQVAEAKQAGQKRERAASDAGEESLKPKMKVSKTASETSVADQSTKPAQKKKKQKKAQEPEVPEQDFKPFDYSQSSFKIFDGKSKESSQFDPNRQARGPKQKKKGPKKNAVGGRSMSYVPDKSDRGFRHNWPKR from the exons ATGGCTGCCTCTTCGAGTAGTGCTGCTACTGTTAAACAGAGTGATCTTTCTTCACCAGCTGAAGAAACAGAGGAGGAATCGGAGTTTTGTCCGGGTTTTAAGGATGTCGATGCATTTGTCAAG CACGGTCTGGGAGCGGTGGTCTCTGCCACGAAAGCGTCTGCAGCTCTTCCAGCAGCCGGGGATGAGTTTGATCTGTACCGCAGCTTCCCTTCCTTCCAGCAGTTCTGCGCCTCACAGGGAGACCAGCTCTTACACTG TATGAGTCAGATCATGCAGCATCATGGCTGTCGGTCTCACATGAGAGACAGGAACAGACTGACTGGGCTGGAGGACAGGTTTGACCTGGTGGTGGACTCAAACGATGCCATCCTTGAGAAAGTG GGCATCCTCCTGGACGAGGCGTCTGGTGTGAGCCGCACACAGCAGCCGGTGATGCCTGCAGGATATCAGCCGCCAAAGATCGTGGTGTCCAGCTGGAACCGCAGG GGAGGAGAGCGCAGGGATGAGACCTTTCACCTTCTACATGCTAAAAACATTCAGCGGCCACAGCTCAAGTTCAAGGAGAAAGTGGATAACAGCAACACTCCGTTTGTCTCCAAAATTTTCATCAAACCCAATGCAGTTAAGCCTTTGCCAACAT ATTTTGCCAACAAACACATCCGTAAGGAGCGACCGGAGGATCTGGACGTTCCTGCTGCGCTGGCTGATTTCATCCATCAGCAGAGAACTCAGGAGCATGTGGACGACAT GTTTTCCCACCCTTATCAATATGAATTGGATCATCTGGTCATGCCGGAGAGTCTGAAGTGTAAACCTGATGTTCAG ATGTATAAACCTCTTGCCGAGTCCACTTGTCAGTTCATCAACACTTTAGATGAGCTCGTCGCTCTGAACGAGAAGTTAGCCAAGGTGTCTGAGTTCGCTGTGGACCTGGAG CATCACTCCTACAGAAGCTTTCTGGGAATCACGTGTCTGATGCAGATATCCACACGAGAGGAGGATTTCATCTTAGACACGCTGGAGCTGCGCAGTCAAATGTACATCTTAAACGAGACTTTCACCGACCCTGCCATCGTGAAG GTGTTTCACGGGGCCGACTCTGACATCGAGTGGCTGCAGAAGGACTTTGGTCTTTATGTGGTCAACATGTTCGACACCCATCATGCTGCACGCTGCCTAAACCTCGGCCGAAACTCCCTTGACCATCTCCTGAAAGTCTACTGCAGTGTGAACTCTGATAAACGTTACCAGCTGGCAGACTGGAGGATACG ACCGTTGCCGAATGAGATGTTGAAGTACGCTCAGGCAGACACTCACTATCTGCTGTACGTGTACGATCGAGTCCGAGCTGACCTGTATGATACAGGCAACGGCAAACCCACCCTCATTCAGCAAGTCTGGGATAAAAGCAGAGACCTGTCGCTCAAG AAATATGTGAAGCCTATTTTTACGGAGGACTCGTACATGGAGCTGTACCGCAAGCAGAAGAAGAGCTTCAACACACAGCAGCTGGCGGCCTTCAGACTGCTGTACGCCTGGAGAGATAAACTGGGACGGGAGGAAGATGAGAGCACTGG ATATATCTTACCCAACCACATGATGATGAAGATCGCCGAGGAGCTTCCAAA GGAACCTCAGGGCATCATCGCCTGCTGTAACCCCACTCCACCTCTAGTGCGCCAGCAGATCAATGAGCTTCATCAGCTGCTCAAACAGGCTCGAGAGACCCCTTTACTCAAG GCAGAGGTACTCGCTGAAAAGAGGAAATCGATGACCCCTAAAAGAAAG CCGCAGACGATTTTATTCGGACCGCATGACACCTCCCGCTCGTCTGAAAGTGATTTCCTGGACCTCTCCTCTTTTG AAACTCCAACCAAAGCGGGAGTTTTGTTTTCAGAGGAGGAGGATGAAAGCATGAACCAAGAGGAAAAAGCCTTGCAAGGCCTGATAGCTTCAGCAAAAATCAGCCTCTTCGCG gaggaggaggaggcggctcCTGCTCATCTGACTGTGGCACAACAAAAAGCTCACAGCATCATGGGGTCCTTTGAGAACCCCTTCAGAATG TATTTACCATCAAAGGACATTCACATTTCCAAGAATGCCAAGTATGACCCCTCTTCAAAGATTTATGAG ATTCATAACCGGTGGAAGTTACAGAGTATTGAGCAGCAGCAGAAGGAGGCACAGGAGAAACAGCAGGCGAAAGAACAGGCCAAGAAAGCTCAAG AGGAACGGAAGAAAGCCAAACTGAGTTACCAGGAGTCGCTGCAAAACGTTCACACTGTCCGGGAGCAAGTAGCG GAAGCAAAGCAGGCTGGGCAGAAAAGAGAGCGAGCTGCCAGTGATGCTGGAGAAGAGAGTCttaaaccaaaaatgaaagtcTCAAAGACTGCCAGTGAGACATCTGTGGCCGATCAGTCGACAAAACctgctcagaaaaaaaagaaacagaaaaaagctCAAGAGCCGGAAGTTCCCGAACAAGACTTTAAACCTTTTGACTACAGCCAGTcaagttttaaaatatttgatg GCAAATCAAAAGAGAGTTCACAGTTTGATCCAAACAGACAAGCACGTGGACCCAAGCAGAAG AAAAAAGGACCGAAGAAAAACGCTGTGGGAGGCAGGAGCATGTCTTATGTCCCTGACAAATCtgacag AGGTTTTCGTCACAACTGGCCCAAGAGATAG